A genomic region of Planococcus kocurii contains the following coding sequences:
- a CDS encoding ketopantoate reductase family protein, with protein MKILIVGAGAIGGYFGGRLVEKGEDVTFLVRANKKEILQQTGLNIRSKNGDLQFSPKLITKSDNSKPFDVVLISTKSYQLTTAIEDVQPFVGPETMILPLLNGIAHLQILIRAFGEEKVLGGLCFVESTLADDGTIVQTSPVHQLVYGERTGQQTERIGKLELAFKGTKAEFVKSDDINQDMWHKYLFITAMSGITSMMETSIGPIRDLETGQHVIRVFLEELVAIMEKIGAPIAPAIAETQFQRINDMSAEMKSSMQRDIEKMQPTEAEHLQGYLLGKAKEVQLSVPILEIIFTKLMLYEQRQAVQ; from the coding sequence ATGAAAATATTAATTGTTGGAGCAGGTGCAATTGGTGGATATTTTGGTGGTCGTTTAGTAGAAAAAGGAGAAGACGTTACGTTTCTTGTAAGAGCAAACAAAAAAGAAATATTGCAACAAACAGGTTTAAACATTCGAAGCAAAAATGGAGATTTACAATTTTCACCGAAGTTAATTACTAAAAGTGATAATAGCAAGCCGTTTGATGTTGTGCTCATTTCTACTAAATCCTATCAGCTTACGACTGCAATCGAAGATGTTCAGCCATTCGTCGGTCCAGAAACCATGATTCTGCCTTTGCTAAATGGGATTGCTCACTTACAGATACTAATCCGAGCATTCGGAGAAGAAAAAGTTCTTGGAGGCTTGTGTTTTGTCGAATCGACTTTGGCGGACGACGGCACAATTGTCCAGACCAGTCCTGTCCATCAATTGGTTTACGGGGAACGAACAGGTCAACAGACAGAACGGATTGGCAAATTAGAGTTGGCCTTTAAAGGAACCAAAGCAGAGTTCGTTAAGAGCGATGACATCAATCAAGATATGTGGCATAAATATTTGTTCATCACAGCGATGTCTGGCATTACATCAATGATGGAGACGTCTATCGGACCTATACGAGATCTTGAAACAGGACAACACGTTATCCGTGTGTTTTTGGAAGAACTTGTAGCTATTATGGAAAAAATAGGTGCACCAATCGCACCAGCAATTGCTGAAACACAATTCCAACGGATTAATGATATGTCAGCGGAAATGAAGTCCTCCATGCAACGTGATATTGAGAAAATGCAGCCTACGGAAGCCGAACATTTGCAAGGTTACTTACTTGGGAAAGCTAAAGAAGTGCAGCTTTCTGTTCCTATTCTTGAAATTATTTTTACAAAATTAATGCTGTACGAACAAAGACAGGCTGTTCAATAG
- a CDS encoding quinone oxidoreductase family protein gives MKVIKFEEYGGPDVLQWVEAEKPDPSVREVVIKVKAIGVNYADTARREGKYVVPTELPYIPGSEVAGVIVELGENVSQFKVGDRVVALIGSAGYAEYAAVDESVLTRVPEGVGFEQAVALPLQGLSAYHILKTMGRLEKGETVLIHAAAGGVGAIAVQLAKIFGAGKIIATASTEEKLFHAQKMGATHLVNYTEEGWVDKIKAITDGKGVDLALEMVGGEVFNKTVKCLAPFGRLVIFGAASGEQASFNPGQLMRKNQSVIGFFLPQIMRNPELIQKSFSELLAYMKTGELILTIGGTYPLAEAAKAHYSLQGRKTIGKLVLKP, from the coding sequence ATGAAAGTTATTAAATTTGAAGAATATGGTGGGCCAGATGTTTTGCAATGGGTTGAGGCTGAAAAACCAGATCCAAGTGTTAGAGAAGTGGTTATTAAAGTAAAAGCGATTGGTGTTAACTATGCAGACACGGCGAGACGTGAAGGAAAGTACGTGGTACCAACAGAATTGCCTTACATTCCTGGATCTGAAGTAGCAGGTGTAATTGTTGAACTTGGAGAAAATGTATCACAGTTTAAGGTAGGTGATCGTGTCGTCGCACTTATCGGCTCCGCAGGGTATGCCGAATACGCTGCAGTTGATGAAAGTGTTTTAACAAGAGTTCCTGAAGGTGTAGGTTTTGAGCAAGCGGTCGCCTTGCCGCTTCAAGGATTAAGTGCTTATCATATATTGAAAACTATGGGGCGTCTTGAAAAAGGAGAAACTGTATTGATCCATGCTGCTGCAGGCGGTGTTGGTGCAATCGCGGTGCAATTAGCAAAGATTTTTGGTGCAGGAAAAATTATTGCGACAGCTAGCACTGAAGAAAAGCTATTTCATGCACAAAAAATGGGAGCAACCCATCTAGTTAACTACACAGAAGAAGGCTGGGTAGATAAAATAAAAGCTATCACGGACGGTAAAGGTGTCGACTTAGCACTCGAAATGGTTGGTGGTGAAGTATTTAATAAAACCGTGAAATGTCTTGCTCCATTTGGTAGGTTAGTCATTTTTGGAGCAGCCAGTGGAGAACAAGCTTCATTTAATCCAGGCCAATTAATGCGTAAAAATCAATCTGTTATCGGCTTTTTCTTACCACAGATTATGCGCAACCCTGAATTGATTCAAAAAAGTTTTAGTGAACTATTAGCTTATATGAAGACTGGTGAATTGATTTTAACGATTGGTGGAACTTATCCACTTGCTGAAGCTGCCAAAGCGCATTATTCGCTGCAAGGACGGAAAACCATTGGGAAATTGGTTCTCAAGCCATGA
- a CDS encoding acyl-CoA dehydrogenase family protein, protein METKTSTYKGAAFLYQSSEHFFTPEDFTDEHKLIAKTATRFLEKEVRPNNDEIEKQNFGLVKILFKKAGELGLLGHSVPKAYGGLGLDKISKGLVGESLGSAGGYGVAHSNHTCIATLPITYFGTAEQKERYLPKLASGEFIGAYCLTEPGAGSDALSAKTTAKLDEAKTHYLLNGTKMFITNADFSDTFIVYAKVDGTAFTAFIVEKDYPGLSLGPEEQKMGIKGSSTRAVIFEDCRVPVENLLGEIGKGHMIALNVLNLGRFNLGSACMGAAKYGLELALKYTKARHQFGKAIAEFTATQEKIADMALRIYASESLQYRTAGYLEDALGNLYESQDHGVIAKQLMEYAVECAVCKVYGSETLDFVADEALQLHGGYGYIKEYKIEQLYRDSRINRIFEGTNEVNRLLIPGNLLKLAAKGEVPLSQLVASTIEEMGSPLKIADGPISREIESVEAIRRIFLFCIGIAYQAYGSRLSEEQEILMMLADIAIALYALESAVIRTAKAIATDKEQLSAQKLPLVQALSGDALLEVEMNARKLLQYASPEDQLVRNTTAVTNELSRLQRGGLNKIKRQIAQNVLSADRYIC, encoded by the coding sequence GTGGAAACTAAAACCTCAACATATAAAGGGGCAGCTTTTCTTTATCAATCCTCTGAACACTTTTTCACACCGGAAGACTTTACTGATGAACATAAATTGATTGCTAAAACGGCTACTCGCTTTCTAGAAAAAGAGGTACGGCCAAATAATGATGAAATCGAAAAACAGAATTTTGGCTTGGTCAAAATTCTGTTTAAAAAAGCTGGCGAACTGGGTTTGCTCGGTCATAGTGTTCCAAAAGCTTACGGGGGGCTAGGTCTAGACAAAATAAGCAAAGGACTAGTTGGTGAATCGCTTGGTTCAGCAGGAGGCTATGGCGTAGCGCATTCTAATCATACATGTATCGCCACTTTGCCAATTACCTATTTTGGAACAGCAGAGCAAAAAGAGCGGTACTTGCCAAAACTCGCTTCTGGTGAATTTATCGGTGCGTATTGTCTGACTGAACCCGGGGCAGGGTCGGATGCTCTTTCTGCGAAAACCACTGCTAAACTCGATGAGGCAAAGACTCATTACCTATTAAATGGAACGAAAATGTTCATCACAAACGCGGATTTTTCAGATACCTTTATCGTTTATGCAAAAGTAGATGGCACAGCGTTTACGGCATTTATCGTTGAAAAAGACTACCCCGGGTTATCTCTTGGACCTGAAGAGCAGAAAATGGGCATCAAAGGTTCTTCTACGCGTGCAGTCATTTTTGAAGATTGTCGAGTACCAGTAGAAAATCTGCTTGGTGAAATCGGCAAAGGCCACATGATCGCTTTGAATGTCTTGAATTTGGGACGCTTCAATTTGGGTTCTGCCTGCATGGGCGCAGCAAAATACGGACTAGAGTTGGCACTGAAATATACCAAAGCACGTCACCAGTTTGGTAAAGCGATTGCTGAATTTACAGCTACGCAAGAAAAAATAGCGGATATGGCATTACGTATTTATGCTTCTGAGTCGTTGCAATATCGGACAGCGGGGTACTTAGAAGACGCGCTTGGTAATCTTTATGAATCACAAGATCATGGCGTAATTGCTAAACAGTTAATGGAATATGCAGTCGAGTGTGCAGTGTGTAAAGTATATGGCTCGGAAACGCTTGACTTTGTTGCGGACGAAGCACTTCAATTGCATGGGGGATATGGCTATATTAAAGAATACAAAATAGAACAATTGTACCGAGATTCACGAATCAACCGAATTTTTGAAGGTACAAATGAAGTGAACCGCTTGTTGATACCTGGAAATTTGTTGAAGTTGGCAGCGAAAGGGGAAGTACCGCTTTCCCAACTGGTGGCTTCAACTATTGAAGAAATGGGGTCGCCTCTAAAAATAGCAGATGGTCCTATTTCCCGGGAAATAGAAAGCGTAGAGGCGATACGCCGCATCTTCTTGTTTTGCATAGGAATTGCGTATCAAGCATATGGCAGTCGACTGAGCGAGGAACAAGAAATTCTGATGATGTTGGCCGATATCGCAATTGCTTTATATGCTTTGGAATCGGCAGTGATTCGAACCGCGAAAGCAATAGCAACAGATAAGGAACAGCTATCTGCACAGAAACTGCCATTGGTGCAGGCGTTGAGTGGGGATGCATTGCTAGAAGTAGAAATGAATGCGCGCAAATTGCTGCAATATGCTTCTCCAGAAGATCAATTGGTTCGTAATACTACCGCTGTGACCAATGAATTGAGTCGGCTACAGCGGGGTGGCTTGAATAAGATTAAACGTCAAATAGCACAAAATGTATTGAGTGCAGATCGTTATATTTGTTAG
- a CDS encoding acyl-CoA thioesterase: protein MAYEIPVKTRFCETDALGHINNVSYFIYLEEARTDFFAELGFGRDLNNWKIILASISCDFVSQGYYNQKLIVQTEVSKIGNSSFQLVHKIKDAESGELIAKGRANAVHFNFDTQKSESLPEEKRQQLEKYLIKEESHRGN from the coding sequence ATGGCATATGAAATTCCAGTGAAGACACGGTTTTGCGAGACAGATGCATTGGGCCATATTAATAATGTTAGTTATTTCATATACCTAGAAGAAGCGCGGACAGATTTTTTTGCGGAACTTGGCTTTGGACGCGACCTCAATAACTGGAAGATTATTCTTGCCTCAATTTCTTGTGATTTTGTTAGTCAAGGCTATTACAATCAAAAGTTAATCGTTCAAACAGAAGTTAGTAAAATTGGGAATTCAAGCTTCCAGTTAGTACATAAAATCAAAGATGCAGAGAGTGGCGAACTGATTGCAAAAGGGCGAGCAAATGCCGTCCATTTTAACTTTGATACACAAAAAAGCGAAAGCTTACCTGAAGAAAAACGCCAGCAACTTGAAAAGTATTTGATCAAGGAGGAAAGCCACCGTGGAAACTAA
- a CDS encoding TetR/AcrR family transcriptional regulator, giving the protein MKNDIKQKSILLFEKKGFSETSIQDIVETLGVTKGTFYYYFTSKEQLLMDIHVSYIDDLLERQETVRLNQLSNRKKLEELIALLIIDIANHGPSGKVFFREMRHLCEDNAREVKRKREKFRKNLEAIISEGIAQNEFKKELEPGIIAFAILGVTNWSYQWFNPSGEISADRLARVYSDLIFNGIV; this is encoded by the coding sequence ATGAAAAATGACATTAAACAAAAAAGCATTCTTCTGTTTGAAAAAAAAGGTTTTAGTGAGACATCTATACAAGATATTGTCGAAACTCTAGGCGTAACTAAAGGGACCTTCTACTATTATTTCACGAGCAAGGAACAATTGTTGATGGATATTCACGTAAGTTATATTGATGATTTACTAGAACGTCAGGAAACAGTTCGTCTAAATCAGCTCAGCAACCGTAAAAAGCTAGAAGAGCTTATCGCGTTACTAATTATAGATATCGCGAATCATGGACCGAGTGGCAAAGTATTCTTCAGAGAAATGCGCCATCTTTGTGAAGACAATGCACGAGAGGTAAAAAGAAAGCGTGAAAAATTCCGAAAAAACTTGGAAGCCATCATAAGTGAAGGCATTGCTCAAAATGAATTTAAGAAAGAGCTTGAGCCCGGTATAATTGCTTTTGCCATTTTAGGTGTTACTAATTGGAGTTATCAATGGTTTAATCCATCTGGAGAAATTTCAGCAGATCGGCTGGCGCGTGTATACAGTGATTTAATTTTTAATGGCATTGTTTAA